The Rhodamnia argentea isolate NSW1041297 chromosome 7, ASM2092103v1, whole genome shotgun sequence genome contains the following window.
AGAGCTACCACCACTTTCTTCAAGATGGCTTCCGTTGGCTGGTGCGAATTCTCGGCTGCCTTTGAGATTACTTGCCATTTCTCACCATATTTGGGTTCCGCCGCAACACATCTCATCAACACATCTTTTTGGGTATCATCCGTCCCATGTTGAAGTTCAAATTTGTAATACAATGCCCAAAAATCCCCAACATCAGGTTTAAGGGTCACAGCCCTATTCAGCCAGGTTCTAGCCTTGTCCACTTTCCTATCATGCCAGAACAATTTCGCAAGAGCAACGAAAACATGTGCGTCATTATTACATTTCTTAAAAGCATCCGCAGTCTTGGTTTTGCGTTGGGGACGAGGAGCCATCTCAATTGATGCGGCCCAGAGAATGCCACTGGCGGGACACTCTTGCAATGCCTTTGCCATCAATATATCAGCTTCCTTCTTATTTCCATGTCTAGATTCAGCATGAATGGCAGCAAGCCAGAGCTCATCCTTTGCAGAATTCTTCTTCCTGGCTAATGTAAGAACTGCACGAGCTTTGCTTAGCCCATTTGTCTTCTCCTCTAGTTTAGCTAGAGAAATCCACAGAGGTATACAACTAGAACAGTGCTTCAATCCTGATTCATATACTTCCTTAGCACGTTCTAAGTGACCAAGTCGCTCTTCAAGCTGGCCTAGCATCAGCCACAGCTTAAAGAATGAGGGGAAGCGCTTCAACCCTTCGTCTAACaacctcctctcttcttcagtGTTGCCCATTTCTCTTTCGACAATGGCAGACTTCATCCACACTCTCTCTGTCCCTCCCCTTTCTCGTGCCTTAGCAAGTAGCATTCTTGCTCGCTCAGGCTCATTGTTCTCGAATTCAAGCTTGAAGGCTGCTAACCAGATCTCCTCAGAATTAGGAATAGCAGCATAAGCTTCTTGAAGAATTGCTCGGGCAGCTGGCACATCTCCGGCAAGCCACTTCTCCTTAGCACCCATAAGCCACAAAACCTCAGCCTGTGGCCTGTAAGTGACGGCTTTGCGGAGTAAAGCATCCAGAGATTCTTTCGTTCCATGACTCTTTTCTAGCTGTGCTGCTTTGAGCCAAATGCTCTTCTTCGTCAAGAATACTGTGAGAGCATGAGCATATATAGCTCTAGCAGTCTCAATGGAACCTCTTTTCTTGCACTCCTCAGCATCAGCAACCCATGTCCTCTTCCTATCCTCTTCTTCCACCCCAATCCCAATGGTATTGTGAATAATTGCCTGGCATGTCGTGACAGATCCAGCCCTCTCGGCAGCCTCAGCCTCCTTCATCCAAAGCTCCCTATCAATCACCACACCCTCCCTCTGCAAAGCCCTAATACCTCTCTCAATGATCTTTCCAACCATGGAAGTATTTCCATTAGCTTCTTCCAACTTTGCTGCAGTGATCCATATCGCAGGCTCCTTGGGCAACCTTTCTCTTGCCCTATTAAGCACCTTCTTCGCACTATCATATGTCTCCAACCTGGCCAGCGCAAGCCACAGCTCAACGTGCAATGGGCAAGACTCCACTGCCCTGTGGAGCAATATCCTGGCATTTTCCTCGTTCGAGAGCTCTACGAGGGCCTTCCACAGCCTAACTGAGTCAGGTATATTTTCTAACCCTTTCCTTAACACCCTACTCTTATTCAGTTCATCATGCTCCAATTTTGCAGCTTGCATCCATAACTTAACAGAAGTTGGAATTGATTTAACTCCTTTGGCAATCACTGCCTTCGCCTCGTCAGGGCTGGCAAGCCGGCACGCCTCAATCCACACATCCTCACTTTTTGGACATTCCTCACACCCTTTCTGTATCAATTGCCTAGCAGCCTGAATCTTCCCCGCCACCTCCTCTAGCCTCGCAGCCGCAATCCAACCCGGTGGGTGTTTTGGGTTTGTCTGTGTAACACTCTTCAGCAATAACCTTGCCTTCTTTATATCAGATATCTCAGCATCACTAGTAATCTTCATGCTCTTTAAATCAGTCAAGTACCCCTTTGGATCGACAACAGTTAAACCCGACACTGAATCAGATAACCTATCTAGCTTTAACGACAGAACAGTACCTCTTCCTTCACCCACTGCGGTCAAATCGGTTACCGGGGTCTGAGACCAAGGCGTCTCAGTCCCTCCTGCTGCTCTACTCTTAGGGTCCAAAGCCGTAACATGCTCCTGCTCTTGTCTAGCCTTCTCCAAGAGAGTGTCGGGCACAGGAACAAAGCTCTCAAACcgcttcttcttgttcctcaaCGAATAATCCCCTATTTCAGGTATGCTGTCCCACTCCTGAGCAGACATGGTATGCAGCTTCCTCTTCAAATCAGCAAACTGCTCGGTAATCTTCGGATTCGAGGCCCGATACTTCTCAATCTCCTGCTTCAATCTCGCCTCCCTCCTATCCTTCCTTCGAGAATCCATCCGCTTGTCGATAGCTTCCCAAACCGCATCAGCTTCCTTGTCGTCTTCATCATACTCCGCCGAAGCAAAAAGCCCCACATCATTTCCTTCGAACTCATCAAACTTCTGGTTCTCGTCGTACCCTTTCTCCTCGccctcatcttcctcctcttcctcgctGGGCTTCCCCCTCCCGCGGCCGGCACCTACAGGGGCCCCAGCCGCCGCCCCACCAATAGTGGTGGCGGACCGGTCGGGCAAGTCGGGGGCAGCGCGGGCCGGCCCGATATCGGACCGGGTGGTGAACCCGGTGGCGCCACGGCCGAGACCGGCCACGTAATTCGGAGGCGGCTTGGAGTTGAGGAAGTCGAGGCCGGGGGCGGGTGGGCGGGACCCCAGGGGCCTGCATGCCTCCTCGCAAGGGGAAGTGGAGGGTCAGAGTGGAGCTCGATCCGACGCCGAgctgagagaggaggagggactCGTCGGCGCCGAGCAATCGGAGGTTGGAGGAAGAGATCAGGCGTTGGAGAGAAGCAGGGATTTGGGATTTCTCGTGGATCGACTGCTTGAGACCCTGGAGGGTGGTGGTGCTAGGGTTTAGGTCGAAGCACAGCGTCTTGCCGCTGGGGGTGAGAACGAACACCATTTTCAGAGGTCGTTCAAGCTAgcagacgagagagagagagagagagagagagcgcgtaGTCGCAGACTCGCAGTTTCCACAGCAATCCGATACGCAGGGCTTCCGACGTCGAGGCGGTGAGTTTTAATGGGCTTGGTCCCACTAGGCCCATCATATAATTTGGGCCGGTTTGAGTGGGCCTATAACGACTCTCCATCAATTTGCCCTACTACTAAAACTACTTAAATCACTTAATTACCCAAAATCCGAACTCTGAATTCCCACCTCCATCCCGTCGCTACGAAGGCATGGACCGAATTTGAAGGGCTTCACTGATATGGATGATGGGTACTTTCAAAGTATATTTAACAGGACTTCACAGGTGCCCTAAAGGCGCTCTATAACATTCTTCTtctcaaaaaattgatttttgcggCTGCATATACTAAACAGGTCTCTAGCAGACAGAAAAAAagtcaataattaaattttgatttttgaaatttttgaaagagaacaaaattaaaagcaaaatgtCATAAGGAACCAAAACGCTGTTTTACTCGACATCTTAATGAGAATTTCCTTTATACCGTGAGCGTGTCTCCGCTGTCTTTATTCGGATATTCCTCAAAAGATTATAGATTCCGAAGATTATTCTATTTGGTCAAACCGATCGCATATTatagaagcaaaaaagaaaacaaaaagagagagagagagagagtcaccaTGATTTCATTGAAAACACAGTTTACCTTGTAATAATCAACTCTGTCCAGTGTCCACGATGTCATGTCGCACTTCCTTGATGGAAAACATCAATGAATCCGTCAATTTCTTTTTGCCTGACGATCCTCCATTAACGTTGCAAAGTGGAGTTACAGTGGACACCATGGGAGCTCCACCTGTCTGGTCCCGGAATTTCGGCTCTTTAATCCACGTCAATCACGTCCCTTCATTCTCTTCTTCGGTTACAGAGTCACGTCCTTTAATTTTAGCTCCATAAATGAACGAGGACactctttgacccaaaaaaaaaaagaaaaaaacaaatttgaacGAGGACAATCCATAGTCAACTTCGGCAATTCGGGAAGATTCCTCCTTTTGTTAGCCTTCGAGTTCATCTGCGTTGCCCGAGAGTCTGATTTCAACTGGCCGGTAATAGGATGCCACTCCCCCACCGACCTCTCTTTGCCGTCAAAAGCAGAGACTTTTCTCTGTATTTTTAATCTTCCACAGCTGTGCTGTTACCTCGAAAGCTCCATCTCAGCTCATTTTTAAGTAGGCAGTCCCTATTCTTGAATGTTGACACGTTCTGTCGACACAATTGAGTTTAAAGGACTATTctttaaacaagaaaaaggagagatttgATTCTGGGTTGTCTTCTCATGACGAAAGGGTGAGAGACCCCACTTGCCAAGActtgttctcttcttctctttacaGATCtgaaattcaaattctttgCGAAATCCTCAAACGACCGCTTCTGGGTATGTTCCGAAAAGGCTTGCTCTAACTGCTGATTGATGAACAGGAACTGagacggaagaagaagaagaaggagaagaaggagatggGATTGGTGGGAGAAGAAACTGGGGGTACAGATTCACTGGGAATTATTGGCAAGAACAACAAGTACAAGAGGATGGGTTCGGaggtcgacgacgacgacgacgacgacgactttGACGACAACTTGATTCATTACCAGCGTCAGctggaaaaaaggaagagcacCGGGAGATATGTTATTGCCTGTGCGGTCTTTGCATCTCTCAACAATGTTCTTCTCGGCTATGGTAATGATGTGGTCTCCGTCTCTCTGTTCGTTTCTTAACAGCAGTGGTGTTATTGATGTTCCAGACCAACGTTGTCTTCAAGCTTCGATCTGctgttttcttccttctctttagGCCATTTGACTTGGCTCTTCCCCCTGATTGTCggcaagggaaagaaaagagttCCCAACTTGTTAATCTGTATAATCAGTTTGGAAAAACCTAAAACGGTTCTTGATCTAAAACGGCTCTTAATCTGTAAGAATGGCCATCCATCATTTAGATGAGAGCCATTCCCATACCAACGTGTGTCTTGATCTTTGAGATCGCCTATGAAGAAAGATTTCTATTTCGGTGTATGTGGTATTAATCTATGTTGTTTTAGCATATCTTAGGACACTTTCCTGTGAAAGCCATTGATCTTTTCTCGAGACAGTTCTTGTCCTGTGTCAATTGAGGATAATTCCTCTGCTTTTCGTCTGTCAAGAAATTTTACTTTTGGGCTGCAATGATGTGGTCATGAAGAATGTCATCAGAATGATACCGTAGATTCACATTTTTCGGGTATGATCAATCAAAACTGCCTGGGTGAACTTCCTGCTTAGATGCTAACGATTTTGATTAACGTCGCCTACTTTCCTGAGCTTTTGGGAAGAATATGACGACATCCGAGAACTATTTCTAGATATTATGATAATTCAACACTCTTACTGTCTTTTTAAGTCCAGAAAAAGCACAAGGCTCCTTCAAGCCAGGGAAATTTTGGCTGTGGTCGTGGTCCTCGTTCTAAAGATTGGTCGGTCTGTTAACTTGAGCATTTTCAGACTTTAAACGTAGGATTGATTAGATTTCTCAGACCCTCACTTCTCTCATACTAGATCTTGAGCAGTTTCTAATGTGGCATTTTGTTGTGATGCTTGTTGGATAACTTGAAACCTTGACCTTAAGTTTCGTTTTTTACTGATCTGCAGACGTCGGAGTCATGAGCGGGGCAATTTTATTTATTCAGGAAGATCTGAAAATAACCGAGGTTCAAGAAGAAGTTCTCATTGGTTGTTTGAGCATCATCTCTCTTTTCGGTAGCTTAGCCGGGGGCAGAACATCAGATGTTATCGGTAGAAAATGGACCATGGCTCTAGCAGCTGTTGTCTTTCAAGTCGGTGCCGCTGTTATGACATTTGCTCCTTCTTTTGAAGTGTTAATGATTGGAAGGTTCTTGGCTGGGGTCGGGATCGGACTAGGAGTCATGATTGCTCCTGTTTACATCGCTGAGATTTCCCCCACTGTCAGTCGGGGTTCTCTCACTTCGTTTCCTGAGATCTTCATAAACCTCGGGATTTTACTGGGTTACGTCTCGAACTATGCATTTAAAGGCCTCTCAGTACACATCAGTTGGAGGGTTATGCTCGCCGTTGGGATTTTGCCCTCTGTCTTCATTGGCGCTGCCCTTTTCATAATCCCTGAGTCGCCGAGATGGTTGGTGATGCAGAACCGAGTTGACGAAGCGAGGTCGGTGCTgctaaaaacaaatgaaaatgagagtgaggtgGAAGAGAGACTCGCAGAAATACTATTAGCTGCTGGAGTTGGTAATAACGCAGAGAAGCATGAAGAGAAAGCTGTGTGGCGCGAACTGCTGAGCCCTTCTCCTTCCCTGCTGCGGATGCTCATCACGGGATTTGGCATACAGTGTTTCCAGCAGATCACGGGCATCGATGCCACTGTTTATTACAGCCCTGAAATCTTCAAACATGCTGGAATAAAGGGCAATTCCAATCTCCTAGCGGCAACCGTCGCAGTCGGGGTCACGAAGACTGCATTTATAATAGTAGCTATCATTCTCATCGACAGACTCGGAAGAAAGCCTTTGCTGTATATTAGCACTATTGGTATGACAGTTTGTTTATTCAGCGTGGGCACAACTCTTGCTTTGCTGAAAGAAGGACCAGCCAGTGTCACGATGGCAATCCTTTCGGTCTGTGGTAACGTAGCTTTCTTCTCCGTGGGCATTGGACCGGTATGTTGGGTATTGACATCAGAGATCTTTCCTTTAAGGCTGCGTGCTCAAGCGGCTGCACTCGGTGCCGTGGGTAATAGGGTGTGCAGCGGGATCGTGGCAATGTCCTTCCTCTCAGTTTCCCGAGCAATCACAGTGGCCGGCACATTTTACATCTTTTCGGCAATTTCTGCGCTGTCTGTCGTGTTTGTTTACGCACTTGTTCCGGAAACGAAAGGGAAATCCTTGGAGCAGATTGGATCCCTATTCGACAACCAAACCGACTGGAAAGGAGGTGAAGTCGAGATGGGAGATGTCGAGCATCTCGTGCAGAAAAAATAAGTCGCTTATCACTACCGGATGAGCACCAATACCCAATGTCGTTGGCAAAGGAAATGTAATCAGTAGTTTGCCAGGTTATATCATTTTGTTGATACAACTGATATCCATGTACACGTCTGGTTCGAAAAGCGAAGGTTTGGCTTCCAGGACGGAAGTTGAACGTTACAAACATTCCTGTTGGGAGGAAAAATGATCTATGGAGCTGCAAGAGTCGGCATTCTCTGTGTCGGTATTCATAAAACCGCCACGAAAAATCGGCCCTTCGAAACTTGTATAGCAAGTGAGATCTAATGTTCCCGATCCAGTTTCTTTGCTGGGTAAACTACTTTTGAATTTGCATGTTCTAGTAATATGAGCTGTATTCTTCGATTCTTAATCTCACGTTCGTTCGAACACTGGATTATGTGGAAGAGTATGCTGAACTCTTTCGTGATAGCCTTGGACAAGTAATTTTGTTACGATTCAGCAAACAAAATATGGTGATTTTGTTAAGATTCGGCCGtaaaagcgaaaaagagaaattgaggcACAATGTTTTTATCCTGATTTACTCTTAAACAATGATTACGTCTAGTAGATGATTTCATCATAATTAGTATCGTTTCCTTTTTATTATATTcctcaattataagagaaaaagataatatATAGCAGTAGTTATTCATGGACTCAACTTCAAGCTATCAATGAGAAAATATaggctcaaattataaaagttctcTAGCGGCTTGGGGCGTTGCCCTTGTGACCCTCGTCGGGGCGGCTCCGTTGGACGCCCGCCCACTCACCAAGGAGCAGGACAACAGATTTTAAGGAGGAACTGACGCTTAGGCTGTTCATCATCCCCATGGAAAAATATCGTAGGAGCTCCCCGGGCTTAAAATCATGAACCAGCCCGGGTCAGTCAATCGTGCCCTCGGAACCCCAAAGAGATTCCTAGAAACGGGAGAAACCATCATCTTCCTCTGTTTTAATTTTTGAGGGGTGCGAACTGATTCCTATAGTTTACTCCTCTGCTTCTGGAGCCGCCCCCTGACCTCGGAATCAACATTTTGAACTTATTTTAAGTGGAAAAAACGAATCTTGCTGATGCATAATTGTTCTCTTTACCGATCCATtgtaaaaaacctcaaaaaagcATCTCCGGGATATGATATAGGTCACCAGTTAGCATTGACAGAAGACAGGCAGAGGACacagaggaggagaagaacaTGGGATCAGTTGGAGCTGAAGAGAATGGGAGTGCTGGTTCAATGAGCAATGAGATGAACATGGGATCAGTTGgagctgaagaagaagatgggagtGCTGGTTCAATGAGGAATGAGAGAACTAAGATAATGGAGTCCGATGGATTGGGCGACGGCTCGATTTGTCATCAGCATCGGTTGGCGATGAGGAGGAAGAGCAGCAGGAAGTTCTATGTCTTTGCTTGTGCAGTTCTTGCTTCTCTCAACAGTGTCCTCGTAGGCTATGGTAAGTGGTAACAAACTCAAAGTCTCCTCTGTTTTCTGAGAGTTTGACTATTAGTCCCAGTTGATGGGTTTCATCACATTAGAATTGAGCTCCTAACATTTCTAGTCAGTTTCCTAACTGTTACCAAGAACAAAATCTGAACCACATGAGTTTGCACTGTTCCTGTCAAAGGTATTGGGTAATGACACCGCAAACACATTATTAACACTTTAGATTGTGACTGTGTGATTTATACTTCGAATGGCCAGTTCTCCCCTTATTAGAGACGTCTAAGAACAGTCTTTCCCTCCAATTattgctcgctcgctcgctcgacCCATCTTGGATTGTagagagaaattttgaagaggaTAGTATTTTGGGAAAGAATGCTCTATTGCGTCTTATTGTGGTGAATATGGGATGAACAAAGTGAGGTAGATTTGCATGTCTCAGTCTCACAAGTTACTTCCACTTTCCGTAGATCTTAGAACAGTACAGCGGATGTCACAGACGAGTTGATGTGCCTTTCCTACTTGGCAGGTGCTGGTGTTATGAGTGGAGCAATTATGTTTATCCAGGAAGATCTTAAAATAACCGAGGTTCAGGCAGAAGTCCTCGTCGGTTGCTTGAGCATAGTTTCGCTGTTCGGTAGCTTAATTGGTGGCAGAACTTCAGACACTATTGGCAGAAAATGGACGATGGCTATTGGCGCTATCGTGATCCAAGCGGGCATGGCTGCTATGACTTTTGCCGATTCGTTTTTAGTACTGATGTTAGGAAGGATTCTTAACGGGGTCGCCATCATGATAACTTCGGTCTACATTGCCGAGATTTCGCCATCCATCAGTAGGGGAAGGCTGACCTCATTTCCAGAGATCTTCGTGAACGTAGGAATTCTACTTGGTTTCGTCTCGAACTATGCATTTTCAGGCCTCTCTGTACACATTAATTGGATGGTCATGCTTGGAGCCGGGATTTCACCCTCCGTCTTAATTGGTTTCGTGCTTTTCGTGATCCCCGAGTCACCAAGGTGGTTGGTCATGCAGAACCGAGTCGACGGAGCAAGGTCGGTGCTCTTAAAGACAAGTGGAGACGAGAGTGAGGTGGAAGAGAGGCTTGCGGAAATACAATTAGCAGCTGGAGCCGGTAACAACGCGGAGGAGCACGGACAGAAAGCGGTGTGGTGTGAACTTCTGAGCCCTTCTCCTTCTCTACGCCGGATGCTAATCGCCGGCATTGGACTCCTGTGCTTCCAACAGTTAACCGGTACAGAAGCTTTGGTGTATTACAGCCCTGAGATCTTCAAAGCTGCTGGCATAAACGGTAAATCGAATGTACTAGCCGCTACGTACTGTTGCTGTGGGGGTTACCAAGACATCATTTATTCTTGCCGCCACGATTCTGATGGACAAGCTTGGAAGGAAACCTTTGCTTTATATTAGCAGTATTGGCATGACCGTTTGCCTGTGCAGTGTGgggcctctctctctttgctcaaGGAAGGAATAGGCGGTGGTGCTGCGCCATTGGCAATAGTATCTGTTTGCGGTACTCTAGCTTTCTTCTCGGTAGGAATCGCCCCCATCTGTTGGGTGGTAGCCTCCGAGATTTTCCCATTGAGGTATCGTGCTCAAGCGGTGGCGCTCGGGGTTGCTGCTAATAGGCTGTGCAGCGGGGTTGTCAGCATGTCCTTCCTCTCAGTTTCGCGCTCAATCACGGTGGCTGGCACTTCTTTCGTGTTCGCTGCAATGTCGGCTCTTTCGGCCGTGTTTGTTCACCTGGTTGTTCCGGaaaccaaaggaaaatctttagAGCAGATCAAGTCCATATTTCAGGATGACTCGGTGGTTGAAGCGGAGGTTATGCCGAGATTGAAGATGGAGCAATGCGTGCAAGAACAGGAAGATCCAGCATCTAGGAAAACAGTTATTACCGAACTCTTGGGCAAGAGAAGCAGAATCTATCAAGTTCAAATGTTACTGTTGGAATTGCTGTTTCACTTTGCCCGGATGACTGCTTAAACTGACAAGTAAGATTAATGCCCAGCACGCATTCAAAAGATTACACTTGAATTGACTTatcttttttgattttgatattgtATCATTGGCGTTTTGGAAAGAGGCAGGGCTTTTTCCACACCTTTTCTTTGGCAAACACACCAATTTCTTCGATTTGTCTTTTATATTTGGCCTGACCACgtggattttcatcttttacatttttttatttcttttcctttttctctttttcttttcccttttttccattcatttttgcCGGTGGCCGCCCTCACCCAACCTGGTGAGAGCCGGCCACCGgcaaaagggaaggaaaaaaaaaaaagaaaaaaaggaagaaaaaaggaaaaagagtcagaaaatgtaaaaaagtgaaaatacctttggtcaagcccttttttgaaataatgagggcacttttggctcttatttgaaataagattcactttaagcccttttttgaaaattttcctttatattttgatatttatactctatttatttcatgaaaaatgaacgatttgacatatattttcttaaaaatgatcgcttctATAACTCATAAAATTAATCTAAAtagtaattttaatttctttataaAGATTTCCTTTTGGATGGGTCATTCCTCCTTTCAgtacaataaataaatttccCTTTTGTTCTAAGTTGAAGGAATACGAAAGGAAAATTCTCTACAGTAAAGTACAATCTGGAATGACAATCAATAAATTATGAATATGCACGAGAAAAGCAACTACATATAGTAATGCACACTTGGTTTAATTGATGTTTAGAGGATAATTTGTtcagttaacaaaaaaaatgcctgtttaagccacaaaaaaaaattgatttgaaaatAGCGCCACCCTTTAGAAAATACTGGTCACTTTCTCTATATTTATAGGTAATTGGGTTTATCGGAGACGCTAATAATACTTATGTTTTATGTTCTTTTGTAAGCCTCGATTATGAATTGATATTGAGATCATTGAGCTATTAGCAAGATTTGGTGTTTATTTCCCTTTCCTTCACCTTTTTCTCCCGACCTCCTTCCCTATCGCCATTTATTATTTGAGATTATTAAGTTATTGCCAAGATTTTGTGTAGTTTCTCTAGAAAACTCTAATTCGTCTCTCGCGTCAGGCCATTTTGCCTCTCTAAAGACATCCGATAAAATTGAAATGACGCGCTAAACCATTGCTTTCAATTAAGCCGATAACGAGAATGCCCAAAAGGCCATTAAAAAAGGGCGGATGGTCCATGCATTTTTAGCTGCCGAAAATTAATCCACGTCCCTAAAATGCCCTCACTTTTTGTACTTAAGGCTGCGATTGTCTTTTGTCCACGTGGGGAAATCGTAAAGCTAAAAATAAGGCACGTTTTCTTGattaggaaagagaaaagaatgggTCCCACTTTTTTGACGTCCAAGAAGCTTCTTCAACATTTGTGGGTGATGGGAACGTAGAAACAAATGCTCGTTGTCAAAGGAATCCAAACACAAAGCAGGAAACTGtgcctaaaaatgaaaaaagtcaGCAACGTACGCTTTATTATCGAATTCCAAATTAGTACACGTATCATAAATCTACTCAAACTAtctttttgatcacaaaaaatcttaaacttgaaCACTtacaacaaatttatcttaaagcGATATAtcagtgacaaatttattctctattagttttcgttaagtttaaccgtcaaattattgagttgaatgacacgtgacggttcaagagtgtattaatttggggctttcaccctatgtttgtcatagatgtatcaattgagattttttgaggtattaacacaatttaacggaaggtaaatttatcacgggtgtaccaatttgagattttttgtggtaaaaaaaattactttacggtaaatttatcatagatgtacaaatttaggatttttattgatcaaaaaaatagtttgagggacatttgtcacaggtgtattagtttgagagaCATTGAAGAAATTCGTCGTTTcgagaaaggaacaaaaatttgCTTAGGCCGATAAATCGTAGCAGCTCACCGGGCTTAAAATCATCGTCCTGGCTGGGGTCAGGCCATCGTGGCCTGGGGCCGCCGGGCCCTTCCCGGTCCTCCTCGGCCGACAGATTCCACACTCTGGTGCCAATGGCCAAGCAACGAAGGGGAAAACGACCATTTCCTCGTGTTTTCTTCTTGGGGGGTCGAATTATATTTTCCTACATCTTAGTCCTCCGTCCCTGTCGCGGGACCTAGGAAGCCACATTTCTTGCTTATTTTAAGGTGGAAAGAGATACCTTGCTTATACGCATTGCATCCCCCAACTTGATTGGTTGAAAAATGGACAGTTAGCGGTTGTATTCATTTCTCTCACTGATCCTTTAAGAACCTTAAACAACATCTCCAGGATACCGATGGCCAAGGAGAGTCATTTGCTAGCATTGATAGACACAGAGCAGCAGGAGAGGGAGATGGGATCAGTTGGAGCTGAAGATGATGGGAGTGCAGGTTCAGTGAGGAACAAGAACAGGGCAGTGGAGTCCGAGGTCAACGGCGATGGTTTTGGTGGCGACACGACGGGTCATCAGGATCCGTCGGAGATCCGGAGGAAGAGTGACAGAAGATTCTATGTGTTTGCTTGTGCAGTTCTTGCTTCTCTCAACACTGTTCTCCTGGGCTATGGTAACAAACTaaaaactctctccctcttttgttAGTG
Protein-coding sequences here:
- the LOC115728637 gene encoding LOW QUALITY PROTEIN: protein STABILIZED1 (The sequence of the model RefSeq protein was modified relative to this genomic sequence to represent the inferred CDS: deleted 1 base in 1 codon); the protein is MVFVLTPSGKTLCFDLNPSTTTLQGLKQSIHEKSQIPASLQRLISSSNLRLLGADESLLLSQLGVGSSSTLTLHFPLRGGMQAPGVRPPAPGLDFLNSKPPPNYVAGLGRGATGFTTRSDIGPARAAPDLPDRSATTIGGAAAGAPVGAGRGRGKPSEEEEEDEGEEKGYDENQKFDEFEGNDVGLFASAEYDEDDKEADAVWEAIDKRMDSRRKDRREARLKQEIEKYRASNPKITEQFADLKRKLHTMSAQEWDSIPEIGDYSLRNKKKRFESFVPVPDTLLEKARQEQEHVTALDPKSRAAGGTETPWSQTPVTDLTAVGEGRGTVLSLKLDRLSDSVSGLTVVDPKGYLTDLKSMKITSDAEISDIKKARLLLKSVTQTNPKHPPGWIAAARLEEVAGKIQAARQLIQKGCEECPKSEDVWIEACRLASPDEAKAVIAKGVKSIPTSVKLWMQAAKLEHDELNKSRVLRKGLENIPDSVRLWKALVELSNEENARILLHRAVESCPLHVELWLALARLETYDSAKKVLNRARERLPKEPAIWITAAKLEEANGNTSMVGKIIERGIRALQREGVVIDRELWMKEAEAAERAGSVTTCQAIIHNTIGIGVEEEDRKRTWVADAEECKKRGSIETARAIYAHALTVFLTKKSIWLKAAQLEKSHGTKESLDALLRKAVTYRPQAEVLWLMGAKEKWLAGDVPAARAILQEAYAAIPNSEEIWLAAFKLEFENNEPERARMLLAKARERGGTERVWMKSAIVEREMGNTEEERRLLDEGLKRFPSFFKLWLMLGQLEERLGHLERAKEVYESGLKHCSSCIPLWISLAKLEEKTNGLSKARAVLTLARKKNSAKDELWLAAIHAESRHGNKKEADILMAKALQECPASGILWAASIEMAPRPQRKTKTADAFKKCNNDAHVFVALAKLFWHDRKVDKARTWLNRAVTLKPDVGDFWALYYKFELQHGTDDTQKDVLMRCVAAEPKYGEKWQVISKAAENSHQPTEAILKKVVVALGKEEAENSKQ
- the LOC115731838 gene encoding probable polyol transporter 4 isoform X2, translated to MGLVGEETGGTDSLGIIGKNNKYKRMGSEVDDDDDDDDFDDNLIHYQRQLEKRKSTGRYVIACAVFASLNNVLLGYDVGVMSGAILFIQEDLKITEVQEEVLIGCLSIISLFGSLAGGRTSDVIGRKWTMALAAVVFQVGAAVMTFAPSFEVLMIGRFLAGVGIGLGVMIAPVYIAEISPTVSRGSLTSFPEIFINLGILLGYVSNYAFKGLSVHISWRVMLAVGILPSVFIGAALFIIPESPRWLVMQNRVDEARSVLLKTNENESEVEERLAEILLAAGVGNNAEKHEEKAVWRELLSPSPSLLRMLITGFGIQCFQQITGIDATVYYSPEIFKHAGIKGNSNLLAATVAVGVTKTAFIIVAIILIDRLGRKPLLYISTIGMTVCLFSVGTTLALLKEGPASVTMAILSVCGNVAFFSVGIGPVCWVLTSEIFPLRLRAQAAALGAVGNRVCSGIVAMSFLSVSRAITVAGTFYIFSAISALSVVFVYALVPETKGKSLEQIGSLFDNQTDWKGGEVEMGDVEHLVQKK